The proteins below are encoded in one region of Nitrososphaerota archaeon:
- a CDS encoding ATP-grasp domain-containing protein encodes MDVGVVEYLSAYAPHLDDELLLEGYAMLKSAIEDFATLGASVKTILDRRLKPEFLSAEVVWCSDESEFERGLASLSESVDHLLLIAPEHILPTLLEELDSPKLLNSTPDSIREVSDKCKLAKRLAQIDVDAPESRCFEAGVDTEALRSASREIGYPIAIKPTMAAGCEGLSVVYGEEGLEAAYAKACQRDPRGSVIIQKWYEGVPASVSLIVSERNIQPLSLNRQIVKIGALQENSAYLGGIVPLPHHLSKEALTAASKAVAAFHGLKGYVGVDLVLTDRKPIVLEINPRLTVSYLGLCRVLEGGVARTMVNEAPTKTDQKPVFKGFASFIKASLPTSAKVEGAEVIRSPIRGGSERCFILVQGVSYLDSLSRLKGVVSGCSAEVDVDLADLGA; translated from the coding sequence TTGGACGTTGGTGTAGTAGAATACTTAAGCGCCTATGCACCGCATTTAGATGATGAGCTGCTTCTAGAAGGCTACGCCATGCTCAAATCAGCTATCGAAGATTTCGCCACCCTCGGCGCTTCAGTAAAGACCATCCTCGACCGAAGACTGAAGCCAGAGTTCCTGTCGGCTGAGGTAGTCTGGTGCTCTGATGAAAGTGAGTTTGAGCGAGGACTTGCTTCGCTCTCAGAGAGTGTTGACCATCTTCTTCTAATAGCCCCAGAGCACATCCTCCCAACGCTACTAGAAGAATTAGATTCACCTAAACTCCTAAACTCTACACCAGACTCTATCCGTGAAGTCTCAGATAAATGTAAGTTAGCTAAGAGGTTGGCTCAGATCGATGTAGATGCTCCTGAATCAAGGTGCTTTGAGGCTGGTGTTGATACAGAGGCTTTGAGGTCTGCCTCCAGAGAGATCGGGTATCCGATTGCTATAAAGCCTACGATGGCCGCTGGCTGTGAGGGGCTGAGTGTAGTGTATGGTGAAGAAGGGCTTGAAGCAGCATACGCAAAAGCTTGCCAAAGAGACCCAAGAGGTAGCGTCATCATACAGAAGTGGTATGAAGGGGTTCCAGCCAGCGTCAGTCTCATTGTATCTGAGCGTAACATACAGCCCCTATCACTTAACAGACAGATCGTAAAAATCGGCGCCCTTCAAGAAAATTCGGCTTATCTTGGTGGCATCGTCCCACTACCCCATCACCTAAGCAAAGAAGCATTAACCGCAGCATCAAAGGCTGTAGCCGCCTTCCACGGCTTAAAAGGGTATGTAGGCGTAGACCTAGTTCTTACAGACAGAAAGCCTATTGTGCTGGAGATCAACCCCCGTCTAACGGTATCATACTTGGGTTTATGCCGCGTTTTAGAGGGTGGTGTGGCTAGAACGATGGTCAACGAAGCCCCTACGAAAACCGACCAGAAACCCGTTTTCAAAGGGTTTGCAAGCTTCATAAAAGCATCTCTACCCACAAGCGCTAAAGTAGAGGGTGCTGAAGTGATCCGCAGCCCCATTAGAGGGGGTAGCGAGAGGTGCTTCATCTTGGTCCAAGGCGTTAGTTACTTAGATTCGCTTAGCCGCTTGAAAGGCGTTGTTAGCGGCTGCTCAGCAGAGGTGGATGTTGACCTTGCTGATCTTGGCGCTTGA
- a CDS encoding H4MPT-linked C1 transfer pathway protein: MTLLILALDVGGVNIKAAVIKIGEPHRLLGFCTHYFPIWKVGKEKLCDALNQVDKTLGLDCDAVALTMTAELSDAYQTKREGVEHIVDVVQKIYRGKPIYVLSTSGSFFDAETSIKAPLEVAGANWVATAWLAGTLLNSCIMIDVGSTTTDIIPVLKGRVAAKGRTDLERLQSGELVYTGALRTNLAALTRRVPVNGVLTPVSAEYFASTGDVHLILKHISEDEFTVETADGRGRSIGEAYARLARIVCADVEMLSREALDKIARYLYKVQLKQIVGALNKVLTRLEEKGVKVESCLTFGIGRRFLAKPAAAKLGLRAFELSDLTTLKPSIPETAAALGWLLASKLGGEAELCM; this comes from the coding sequence TTGACCTTGCTGATCTTGGCGCTTGATGTGGGTGGTGTAAATATTAAGGCTGCTGTGATAAAGATTGGAGAACCCCATAGGCTACTAGGGTTCTGCACACACTACTTCCCGATATGGAAGGTTGGAAAAGAGAAGTTATGTGATGCGCTGAATCAAGTCGACAAAACCCTTGGTTTAGACTGTGATGCGGTAGCATTAACTATGACCGCTGAGTTATCGGACGCCTACCAGACCAAGCGTGAAGGTGTTGAACATATTGTAGATGTTGTTCAGAAGATTTATCGAGGTAAGCCGATCTATGTGCTGAGTACTAGCGGCAGCTTCTTTGACGCAGAGACTTCTATTAAAGCTCCTTTAGAAGTGGCTGGGGCGAATTGGGTAGCGACCGCTTGGTTAGCTGGTACTCTTCTAAACAGCTGCATCATGATCGATGTTGGAAGCACAACCACAGACATAATACCCGTGCTTAAAGGGAGGGTTGCTGCGAAGGGTAGGACCGATCTTGAGCGGCTTCAAAGCGGAGAACTGGTCTATACAGGTGCCCTCAGAACAAACCTCGCCGCGTTAACTAGAAGGGTCCCTGTAAACGGTGTCTTGACACCTGTCTCAGCAGAATACTTCGCCTCAACAGGCGATGTGCACCTAATACTAAAACACATCTCGGAAGACGAGTTTACGGTTGAGACAGCTGACGGTAGGGGGAGGAGCATAGGTGAAGCATACGCTAGGCTAGCTAGGATCGTTTGCGCTGATGTAGAGATGTTGAGCAGAGAGGCGCTTGATAAGATAGCGAGGTACCTATACAAGGTTCAGCTGAAGCAGATCGTAGGCGCCTTAAACAAGGTCCTAACTAGGTTAGAGGAGAAGGGTGTCAAAGTGGAGAGTTGCTTAACCTTTGGTATAGGTAGGCGCTTTCTAGCCAAACCAGCAGCAGCGAAACTCGGATTAAGAGCGTTTGAGCTCTCTGACCTCACCACACTGAAGCCAAGCATACCAGAAACCGCCGCAGCCCTCGGTTGGCTCCTAGCATCTAAATTGGGTGGCGAAGCAGAGCTATGTATGTAG
- a CDS encoding type II toxin-antitoxin system VapC family toxin → MHAIDESAEYHEECLNAVTQAAKGEISAATSLKTLEEVFFILSKLTSISTALRAILDYLKMTKIRKYEVDLTIFEKALELIEITPIKRPKDAINVATMLKHRIPKIISEDKEYDKVF, encoded by the coding sequence ATCCACGCTATTGATGAAAGTGCAGAATATCACGAAGAGTGCCTAAACGCGGTAACCCAAGCGGCTAAGGGAGAAATTAGCGCTGCGACCAGCCTAAAAACGCTAGAAGAGGTGTTCTTTATCCTTTCTAAACTCACCTCTATATCAACAGCTCTACGTGCCATACTTGACTATCTGAAGATGACTAAGATTAGGAAATATGAGGTAGACCTAACCATCTTCGAGAAAGCCCTTGAACTCATAGAGATAACTCCGATTAAGCGTCCGAAGGATGCGATAAATGTAGCAACGATGCTTAAACACCGTATACCGAAGATAATTAGCGAAGATAAAGAATACGATAAAGTTTTCTAA
- a CDS encoding AbrB/MazE/SpoVT family DNA-binding domain-containing protein gives MLPKELREAYEISEGDEAIIMVEGERLTLHIHKVPEDPIQDLRELSETVSLGLSAEELKKRGDEERLKHLLNRDNS, from the coding sequence GTGTTACCAAAGGAGCTACGTGAAGCCTATGAGATAAGTGAAGGAGACGAAGCTATAATAATGGTTGAGGGGGAGCGATTAACTCTCCACATACACAAAGTTCCTGAAGATCCGATACAAGACTTAAGAGAGTTGTCGGAAACAGTCTCGTTAGGGTTATCTGCAGAGGAGTTGAAAAAGCGGGGCGACGAAGAGCGGTTAAAACATCTCCTTAACCGGGATAACTCTTGA
- a CDS encoding DNA double-strand break repair nuclease NurA has translation MNNQLNLTSTTLLKDLNTLLDELIASIGGNLAEQEAELERNIQPVRIPKQGTPQKVASLDSTCITLANTIDSLTLAARATIVTNLENRAYSCVRSSPIVREFSNLESSSFLLTQERAESILRSALELCLVKRLVEERQIHMIFVDGVLDEPMGSPFREFKRRLIAEALAANIDLVGFSKESRLTSILALLSQAYNIPEDPWFAYVSPLSLVCGGDGSGVYVARLAEMALTIRVDLVSRRFAEDVFADLLVSDNHYRGYPESLRLAHHLTVFTGLEALTLKAATKKVESPLIELGGRRALLLGSIKPR, from the coding sequence ATGAACAACCAATTAAACCTTACTTCAACAACACTCCTAAAGGACTTAAACACCCTACTTGACGAACTCATCGCAAGCATAGGAGGAAACCTAGCAGAGCAAGAAGCCGAGCTAGAGCGCAATATACAGCCAGTCAGAATACCCAAGCAGGGCACACCACAAAAAGTTGCGAGCCTAGATTCGACCTGCATAACATTAGCGAACACAATCGACAGCCTAACTCTAGCGGCAAGAGCCACTATCGTGACGAACCTAGAGAATCGAGCATATAGCTGTGTGAGAAGTAGTCCCATAGTTAGGGAGTTCAGCAACTTGGAGTCAAGCAGCTTCCTACTAACCCAAGAGCGTGCGGAGAGCATACTGAGATCTGCGCTCGAGCTCTGTCTTGTAAAGAGGCTTGTAGAGGAGCGGCAGATTCACATGATCTTCGTTGATGGTGTGTTAGATGAACCTATGGGAAGCCCCTTCAGAGAATTCAAACGGAGATTAATAGCCGAAGCTTTGGCTGCGAATATAGATCTCGTAGGTTTTTCAAAGGAGAGCCGCCTAACCTCAATACTAGCACTACTATCACAAGCCTACAACATACCTGAGGATCCTTGGTTTGCCTATGTCTCTCCTCTTAGTTTAGTTTGCGGGGGTGATGGAAGCGGGGTTTATGTAGCTAGGTTGGCTGAGATGGCACTCACAATTAGGGTGGATTTGGTTAGTAGGAGGTTTGCTGAAGATGTCTTTGCAGACCTACTCGTATCAGATAATCACTACCGAGGTTACCCTGAGTCTCTAAGGCTAGCACACCACCTAACAGTCTTCACAGGCCTCGAGGCTCTAACACTTAAGGCAGCGACGAAGAAGGTTGAGTCTCCTTTGATTGAGCTCGGAGGTAGGCGGGCACTCCTCCTAGGCTCAATAAAACCTAGGTGA
- a CDS encoding ATP-binding protein: protein MKVVEKNGGEIHIISRRPVDVQIGDFLVIWDSLRRSSLIVQVIEETYLNVEGALLEAIREEVLEADVQVDEEPSSFTSLSNTVRDLILLRCKIRGSVRSGCYMPGIEHLPSRVSSRVEPIPVNRLLESIHQSSSRLVYLGRAGQQSPFSIPLESLDGALTIITGKKGSGKSHLAKLLIRELIQNHAKVVVLDINDEYKGIGYHRDGTPSPICDRVLRLEPSKNLRFTLDYIGKKGISDILCHALDLPTTSLREFLRIWDELADYGRLTLTDLIETTLNRRGNEHVKEALISRLLTLASSNLITEEQELASTFEDLFSTIDEGGALIIALNRSTQILRRIVVEFILSKLTHLLELGKISPCFLFAEEAHLYLRETYWEDIVTRMRHLGLFTTLITNQPDAIKDCVYRQVDNIFIFNFSSEKDLEAIARVSMIDGDTLKAIVKYIPPRFCLAVGRLTGNLPVLFNCAEADMLTYGETKLFFPTLTLKQRSSTEI from the coding sequence GTGAAGGTTGTAGAGAAGAACGGCGGCGAAATACACATCATAAGCAGAAGACCTGTTGATGTGCAGATCGGAGACTTCCTAGTAATTTGGGACTCTCTTAGGCGCTCATCTCTAATAGTTCAAGTCATCGAAGAGACCTATTTGAATGTAGAGGGTGCTCTTCTGGAGGCTATTAGAGAAGAAGTTCTAGAAGCAGATGTGCAGGTTGATGAGGAGCCATCGAGCTTCACTTCACTTTCAAACACAGTCAGAGACCTTATTCTGCTGAGATGCAAGATAAGGGGCTCTGTAAGATCAGGCTGCTATATGCCGGGTATTGAGCACCTCCCTTCACGTGTATCTTCTAGAGTCGAACCTATCCCAGTAAATCGGCTGCTCGAATCCATTCACCAATCCTCAAGTAGACTAGTATACTTGGGTAGAGCCGGTCAACAATCACCCTTCAGCATACCCCTCGAATCTTTAGATGGCGCGTTAACAATAATCACAGGCAAAAAGGGCTCAGGTAAGTCGCATCTAGCAAAGCTTCTAATAAGAGAGCTTATTCAAAACCATGCAAAGGTTGTTGTGCTCGACATAAACGACGAATACAAGGGAATAGGTTACCATCGAGACGGCACACCTTCACCCATCTGCGATAGGGTACTGAGGCTTGAGCCCTCTAAAAACCTAAGATTTACACTAGACTACATAGGGAAAAAGGGGATATCTGACATACTCTGCCACGCCCTAGACCTACCCACAACCTCACTCAGAGAATTTTTAAGAATATGGGATGAATTGGCCGATTACGGTAGGCTAACACTAACAGATCTAATCGAAACTACATTGAACAGAAGAGGTAACGAACACGTCAAAGAAGCCTTAATATCGAGACTCCTAACCCTAGCCTCATCAAACCTGATAACAGAAGAGCAGGAGCTAGCGAGCACATTCGAGGACCTCTTCTCCACGATCGATGAGGGAGGGGCGCTCATCATCGCACTTAATCGATCTACGCAGATTCTCAGAAGGATTGTAGTGGAGTTCATCCTCTCAAAGCTTACTCATCTTTTAGAGCTGGGTAAGATTTCGCCTTGCTTCCTCTTCGCTGAGGAGGCGCACCTCTATCTCAGGGAGACGTATTGGGAGGATATTGTTACAAGGATGAGGCACCTAGGTCTGTTTACAACACTCATCACCAACCAGCCTGATGCGATTAAAGATTGTGTGTATAGGCAGGTTGATAACATCTTCATCTTCAACTTCTCTAGCGAGAAAGATCTAGAGGCGATAGCGAGAGTGAGTATGATCGATGGAGACACGCTGAAGGCTATAGTCAAATACATACCACCAAGGTTCTGCTTAGCGGTAGGTCGACTTACAGGCAACTTACCGGTCTTGTTCAACTGCGCTGAAGCAGATATGTTAACATACGGTGAAACAAAGCTCTTTTTTCCAACACTCACATTAAAACAAAGGAGTTCGACAGAAATATAA
- a CDS encoding helix-turn-helix domain-containing protein produces the protein MQSDEITLRIAGSIVMSENPAATLKSWRQRLNIRQAALAKKMGVSPSVLSDYENGRRPSPGIAFVRRYVQALVELANVTRNIDLLNQQVLSSELEPILVLGEYAAPVKASEVVEALKAEVLTGSEMLDWSICGYTVLDSIRTIYALSGFGFYRIFGSTTERVLVFTKVGLGRSPLVAIRVSQLKPRMVILHGPKVVDPLAIELAKRERIILGLARNIGESEIASKLQELDKTKPI, from the coding sequence ATGCAGAGTGACGAGATTACATTAAGAATTGCCGGTTCAATAGTTATGAGCGAGAATCCAGCAGCAACCCTAAAGTCGTGGAGGCAGAGGCTGAATATTCGGCAAGCAGCGCTAGCCAAAAAGATGGGGGTCTCACCTTCTGTGCTCAGCGACTACGAAAACGGTAGACGTCCTTCGCCAGGCATAGCCTTCGTAAGAAGGTATGTTCAAGCCCTCGTCGAATTAGCTAACGTGACGCGCAACATAGATCTACTTAACCAGCAGGTTTTGAGCAGTGAGCTTGAGCCGATTCTGGTTCTGGGGGAGTATGCTGCTCCGGTTAAAGCATCTGAGGTTGTTGAGGCGCTGAAGGCCGAGGTTTTAACTGGTTCAGAGATGTTAGATTGGAGCATCTGCGGCTACACTGTGCTCGATAGCATCAGAACCATATATGCTCTCTCTGGCTTCGGCTTCTATAGGATCTTCGGCTCAACTACGGAGCGTGTTTTGGTATTTACGAAGGTCGGCTTGGGAAGATCCCCGCTGGTCGCCATAAGGGTTTCGCAACTCAAACCGAGAATGGTTATACTACACGGACCTAAGGTGGTTGACCCATTAGCCATAGAGTTGGCCAAGCGTGAGAGAATCATACTAGGCTTAGCACGCAACATAGGCGAATCTGAAATAGCTTCAAAGCTGCAGGAACTAGATAAAACCAAACCCATTTAA
- the hypF gene encoding carbamoyltransferase HypF, whose protein sequence is MPRLRILIKGVVQGVGFRPFVYRAASERGLKGYVKNLGDGTVEVVVEGGDGAVNSFLDDLQHKRPPLSKIYELKVFEEESNTPLTGFTILESSRAGFESGSIIPADVSICDSCLQELYDPNNRRFRYFFITCTDCGPRFTTIEAMPYDRPNTTMSDFPMCEECRREYTDPTNRRFHAQTIACSICGPQVYLVDRSGEFVDCRDPIEEAAKLIDEGKIVSVKGNGGFHLASATTNSEPILRLRRSKHRAQKPFAIMAKSLDVVKTFAVVSKKEEELLTSHIKPIVLLRKSDSYYLSEEIAPGLHNIGTMLPYTALHSLLLNATKEPALVMTSANPSGEPIIVDNEEAVERLKGDVDYHLLHNRRIAHRCDDSVVKVIEEQPSLIRRSRGYAPEPVELRFQPKESVLGLGGELNVASCVNVAHRAYLTQHIGDIEHHSTYLFLKEAVNHLTKLVRAEIGKVACDLHPAYLTTRLAEELVKERGLPLIRVQHHHAHIASVMAEYGLEEAVGISVDGAGYGADGTIWGGEVLYCTYANYRRLAHLQLHPLPGGDLATKYPIRVAAAILLHSNHHEAWLRSVADKLPYGVKEAEVILRMLEQKHMPMTSSCGRVLDSVAAILGICYERTYEGEPAMKLEAAAVGGCDVLKMEPLITSNILQTSNMVEAVLDNIGRYRVKDLAYSAEEYLAKGLAYLAVEAAEELGVKSIALSGGVAYNQHITTTIKKIVNKTQHRLYTNVLVPPGDGGLSLGQVAVACHI, encoded by the coding sequence ATGCCCCGTCTCCGCATATTGATCAAAGGTGTCGTGCAAGGTGTAGGATTTCGCCCATTCGTCTACCGAGCGGCATCTGAGAGGGGTCTTAAAGGTTATGTGAAGAACCTAGGCGATGGTACGGTAGAGGTTGTGGTTGAGGGCGGAGACGGGGCTGTCAACTCCTTCTTAGACGATCTTCAGCATAAAAGACCCCCTCTATCCAAGATCTATGAGCTGAAAGTTTTTGAAGAGGAGAGCAACACCCCTCTAACTGGCTTCACCATATTAGAGAGCTCGAGGGCGGGGTTTGAAAGCGGCTCTATAATACCAGCAGACGTCTCCATCTGCGACAGTTGCCTCCAAGAGCTCTATGACCCAAATAATAGGCGGTTCAGATACTTCTTCATCACCTGCACAGACTGCGGACCCAGATTTACCACAATAGAAGCTATGCCTTACGATAGACCCAACACAACCATGTCGGACTTCCCGATGTGCGAAGAATGCAGACGTGAATACACAGACCCCACGAATCGACGCTTCCACGCCCAGACTATTGCCTGCAGCATCTGTGGTCCACAAGTTTATCTTGTTGATAGGAGCGGAGAATTCGTAGACTGTAGAGACCCTATAGAAGAGGCGGCTAAGCTGATAGACGAAGGGAAGATAGTTTCGGTGAAGGGTAACGGTGGCTTTCACCTCGCATCAGCAACAACCAACTCAGAACCGATCTTGAGGTTGAGGAGGAGCAAACATCGGGCACAGAAGCCCTTCGCGATAATGGCCAAGAGCTTAGATGTGGTGAAGACGTTTGCGGTTGTGTCGAAGAAAGAGGAGGAGCTTCTTACATCCCACATAAAACCCATAGTGCTTTTGAGGAAGAGTGACTCCTACTACCTATCTGAAGAGATTGCGCCCGGTCTACATAATATAGGCACGATGCTACCCTATACAGCTCTCCACTCACTTCTCTTGAACGCAACTAAGGAGCCTGCCCTTGTTATGACGAGCGCCAACCCATCTGGTGAACCTATAATAGTTGATAACGAGGAGGCAGTGGAGCGGCTTAAAGGTGATGTGGATTACCACCTACTACACAATAGGAGAATAGCGCATAGATGCGACGACTCGGTTGTGAAGGTCATCGAAGAGCAACCCTCTCTGATCAGAAGGTCAAGAGGATACGCACCAGAGCCTGTTGAGCTACGCTTCCAACCAAAAGAGTCGGTGCTGGGCTTAGGCGGTGAACTTAATGTCGCATCTTGCGTAAACGTGGCGCATAGAGCATACCTAACGCAACACATAGGTGACATCGAGCACCACAGCACCTATCTCTTCCTCAAAGAAGCAGTCAACCATCTAACAAAACTAGTTAGAGCAGAGATCGGTAAAGTGGCTTGTGATCTACACCCAGCCTACCTAACCACGAGGCTCGCCGAAGAACTAGTCAAAGAAAGAGGGCTGCCTTTGATCAGAGTGCAGCACCACCACGCACACATAGCCTCTGTGATGGCAGAATACGGTTTAGAGGAGGCGGTAGGAATCTCTGTAGACGGCGCTGGCTACGGTGCTGATGGTACCATCTGGGGCGGCGAAGTGCTCTACTGCACATACGCCAACTACAGACGCCTAGCACACCTACAACTTCATCCTCTTCCAGGAGGGGATCTAGCCACAAAGTATCCTATCAGAGTAGCAGCAGCGATACTATTACACTCAAACCACCACGAAGCCTGGCTGAGATCGGTAGCCGATAAACTGCCCTATGGTGTGAAGGAGGCTGAGGTTATCTTGAGGATGCTCGAGCAGAAGCATATGCCGATGACCTCGAGCTGCGGCAGAGTTTTGGATTCAGTTGCAGCCATCTTGGGAATCTGCTACGAGCGAACCTACGAGGGTGAACCTGCTATGAAGCTAGAGGCAGCGGCTGTGGGTGGTTGTGATGTGCTGAAGATGGAGCCCTTAATAACCTCAAATATTCTGCAAACCTCTAATATGGTGGAGGCAGTGCTTGATAACATAGGGAGGTATAGGGTGAAAGACTTAGCGTATTCGGCAGAAGAGTATTTGGCTAAGGGCCTCGCATACCTAGCTGTGGAGGCGGCTGAAGAACTAGGGGTGAAGAGTATAGCGTTGTCGGGCGGTGTAGCCTACAACCAGCACATCACAACAACCATCAAAAAGATTGTTAACAAGACACAACACAGACTCTACACCAACGTACTAGTTCCACCAGGAGATGGGGGTCTATCCCTTGGGCAGGTTGCGGTTGCTTGCCACATCTAA